A window of the Tunturibacter empetritectus genome harbors these coding sequences:
- a CDS encoding VOC family protein produces MTYSFHAIRWLAFSLVVFSYGHAKASVRVTSVDCPSISMVSLDRAITFYTKVLDFHLVKMEDSSSSARLAPAMPPKATARTAKLSLGDECLDITEYSSPKGKPFPDDSRANDLWFEHIAIVVSNMNEAYERLKVAHVRFVSNIPQTLPVWNKEAGGISAFYFRDLDGHYLELIHFPSGKGQQKWQMPSKKTFLGIDHTAIAVSDTQRSIAFYRDKLHFRVAGSSENYGEEQEHLSGVFNAHVLITSLRAESGIGIELLDYVTPTSGRPIPSNLHVSDVARWQIPLEVSPGSSSVKKIDEFPNTHWIKVSDRDGTDREATWMNDPDGHLLELIRRGASMEPVKQ; encoded by the coding sequence ATGACGTACTCATTTCATGCAATTCGTTGGCTGGCGTTTTCCCTTGTGGTCTTCAGCTATGGCCACGCCAAGGCGTCGGTTCGTGTGACCAGCGTAGACTGTCCCTCGATCTCGATGGTCTCGCTCGACCGCGCAATCACGTTTTACACAAAGGTGCTGGACTTTCATCTTGTGAAGATGGAGGACTCGTCTAGTTCAGCGCGGCTCGCACCTGCCATGCCCCCGAAAGCGACGGCTAGAACTGCGAAGCTGTCACTTGGCGACGAGTGCCTGGACATTACAGAGTACAGTTCGCCGAAAGGCAAACCATTTCCTGATGATTCGCGAGCGAATGATCTTTGGTTCGAGCATATAGCGATCGTGGTATCGAACATGAATGAGGCATATGAGCGACTAAAAGTAGCGCACGTTCGTTTTGTATCGAACATTCCTCAAACTTTGCCGGTGTGGAACAAGGAGGCCGGAGGCATATCCGCATTCTATTTTCGCGATCTAGATGGACATTATCTGGAGTTGATCCATTTTCCCTCGGGAAAGGGCCAGCAGAAGTGGCAGATGCCATCAAAGAAGACATTCTTGGGTATTGACCATACTGCGATTGCCGTCTCTGACACTCAGAGGAGTATTGCTTTCTATCGTGACAAACTTCATTTCCGAGTTGCCGGAAGCAGCGAGAACTACGGGGAGGAGCAGGAGCACCTCAGTGGTGTGTTCAACGCCCATGTTCTCATCACCAGTCTTCGCGCCGAATCAGGTATAGGAATAGAGCTTCTTGATTATGTAACTCCGACCTCCGGCCGTCCAATCCCCAGCAACCTCCATGTTTCCGATGTCGCTCGCTGGCAAATCCCGTTAGAGGTTTCACCGGGGTCATCGTCTGTCAAAAAGATTGACGAGTTTCCAAACACACACTGGATCAAAGTATCCGACCGTGACGGAACTGATCGCGAAGCCACCTGGATGAATGACCCCGACGGCCACCTTTTAGAGCTGATCAGGCGAGGCGCTTCTATGGAGCCTGTCAAACAATGA
- a CDS encoding GMC family oxidoreductase, translated as MAQQLRYDIIIIGTGAGGATLAKRLAPSGMKILILERGDYVPREKENWSSLEVNLKGHYLAKEKWRTKDGEVLEPHTNYNVGGNTKFFGAALFRLREVDFGEIQHAGGISPAWPISYKDLESYYDEAEHLFEVRGERGVDPTDPPTTGPYPYPAISHEERLERLSADFSSMGLHPFHTPLGVRLDEQHLRTSRCIRCNTCDGFPCLIHAKSDAEMMCIEPTLKMHDNVTLLTKAKVTSLKTGSSGKEIAGVLFEHDGEQVEVSADVVVVSCGAINSAALLLRSANSDHPDGLANRSGVVGRHYMGHTNSVVMALSLCPNPTIFQKTLSVNDFYQASGEWEFPMGHISFVGKLDLDTLRAGAPAIAPGWSLELMAKHSLDFWLTTEDLPNPENRVTINSAGEIVLSYTPNNLEAHKRLKHQLSKMMKSTSCEFHGPGCHQGLFDRNIFIGQQIPLAGVAHQNGTVRFGHDPLTSALDINCKAHDVDNLYVVDGSFFPSSGAVNPALTIVANALRVGDHLLERMHARKEVSQALHA; from the coding sequence ATGGCACAGCAACTGCGTTACGACATCATCATCATTGGAACAGGTGCAGGCGGAGCAACGTTGGCCAAACGCCTCGCGCCCTCAGGAATGAAGATTCTCATCCTTGAGCGCGGCGACTACGTCCCTCGCGAGAAAGAGAACTGGAGTTCTCTGGAGGTTAACCTCAAGGGACACTATCTCGCCAAGGAGAAGTGGCGCACAAAAGACGGAGAGGTCCTTGAGCCTCATACCAACTACAACGTGGGGGGAAACACAAAGTTCTTTGGTGCGGCTCTCTTCCGGCTGCGCGAAGTCGACTTTGGAGAGATTCAACACGCGGGCGGGATTTCCCCGGCATGGCCCATTTCCTATAAAGATCTCGAATCGTACTATGACGAGGCCGAGCACCTGTTCGAGGTTCGCGGAGAGCGTGGTGTCGATCCTACTGACCCACCGACCACCGGTCCATATCCCTATCCTGCAATCTCACATGAAGAACGGCTTGAAAGACTCAGTGCGGATTTTTCCTCCATGGGGCTTCATCCGTTTCATACGCCCTTAGGCGTGCGCCTCGACGAGCAGCACCTGCGCACGAGCCGCTGCATCCGCTGCAACACATGTGACGGATTTCCTTGCCTCATCCACGCGAAATCCGATGCCGAGATGATGTGCATCGAGCCGACACTAAAGATGCATGACAACGTCACGCTCCTGACCAAGGCGAAGGTCACTTCCCTCAAGACCGGCAGCTCTGGCAAAGAGATCGCCGGTGTTCTCTTCGAGCATGATGGAGAGCAGGTGGAAGTGTCAGCGGATGTTGTCGTCGTCTCCTGCGGAGCGATCAATTCGGCCGCGCTATTGCTGCGCTCGGCGAACAGCGATCATCCGGACGGATTGGCCAACCGTTCGGGCGTGGTAGGTAGGCACTACATGGGACACACTAACTCGGTGGTCATGGCTCTCTCGCTCTGTCCCAATCCCACGATCTTTCAGAAGACGCTATCGGTTAATGACTTTTATCAGGCTTCAGGCGAATGGGAGTTTCCGATGGGACACATCTCCTTCGTTGGAAAGCTAGATCTCGACACACTTAGGGCTGGGGCGCCGGCGATTGCTCCTGGCTGGAGTCTTGAACTGATGGCAAAACACTCACTCGACTTCTGGCTTACCACGGAAGACCTGCCTAACCCCGAGAATCGCGTCACGATCAACAGTGCCGGCGAGATTGTTCTGAGCTATACACCCAACAACCTGGAGGCCCATAAGCGGCTCAAGCATCAGTTGTCGAAGATGATGAAGAGCACCTCGTGTGAGTTTCATGGGCCCGGATGCCACCAGGGACTATTCGACAGAAACATCTTTATTGGCCAACAGATTCCACTCGCAGGGGTTGCTCACCAGAATGGTACTGTGCGCTTCGGTCATGATCCGTTGACAAGCGCGCTAGATATCAACTGCAAGGCTCACGACGTCGACAACCTCTATGTAGTCGACGGGAGCTTCTTCCCTTCGAGTGGCGCGGTAAATCCTGCCCTGACGATCGTCGCGAACGCACTGCGCGTTGGCGACCATTTGTTAGAGCGTATGCATGCGCGCAAGGAAGTATCGCAGGCATTGCACGCATGA
- a CDS encoding glucose 1-dehydrogenase translates to MNTLLKGQVAVVTGAGSGIGAAVAVALADAGATVVVNHPNIPAPAEEIVGKIKSNGGAAIALGADVSKEDEVIAMFRDIVAKFGTVDILVANAGLQRDSPFTKMSLADWQFVLNVNLTGQFLCAREATREFLRRGPDPSRSVATGKIICMSSVHQVIPWAGHCNYATSKGGIKLFMESIAQELAPHKIRVNAIGPGAIKTPINRVAWETPAAEAALRTLIPYDRVGVPEDIAKAAVWLASDESDYVTGTTLFVDGGMTLYPGFATGG, encoded by the coding sequence ATGAATACATTGCTAAAAGGACAAGTCGCGGTCGTAACCGGGGCGGGTTCTGGTATCGGTGCAGCCGTCGCCGTTGCACTCGCAGATGCAGGTGCGACCGTCGTCGTCAATCATCCGAATATTCCCGCACCAGCGGAAGAGATTGTCGGCAAGATCAAGAGCAACGGCGGTGCGGCGATTGCTCTTGGGGCGGATGTCAGCAAAGAGGACGAGGTAATCGCGATGTTCCGCGATATCGTCGCGAAATTCGGAACGGTTGATATTTTGGTTGCCAATGCCGGCCTGCAACGCGATTCACCTTTCACCAAAATGAGCCTCGCAGATTGGCAGTTTGTATTGAATGTCAACCTTACCGGGCAATTCCTTTGCGCGAGAGAGGCGACGCGTGAGTTTCTGAGGCGTGGCCCGGATCCTTCGCGATCGGTTGCAACGGGAAAGATCATCTGCATGAGTTCCGTACATCAGGTGATTCCGTGGGCTGGACACTGCAACTATGCCACGTCGAAGGGTGGCATCAAGCTCTTTATGGAGAGCATCGCGCAAGAGTTAGCTCCGCATAAGATTCGAGTCAACGCGATCGGTCCCGGAGCCATCAAGACACCTATCAATCGAGTGGCCTGGGAGACGCCCGCCGCCGAGGCGGCGTTGCGCACACTCATTCCATACGACCGTGTCGGAGTTCCGGAGGACATTGCAAAGGCAGCCGTATGGCTGGCCTCCGATGAGTCGGATTATGTGACCGGAACCACGCTCTTCGTCGACGGCGGCATGACCTTATATCCGGGGTTTGCGACAGGCGGATAG
- a CDS encoding MIP/aquaporin family protein: MGFSSEWTPIHSREEARAIVENQSATYPIRELSPSATLADAIALHWPEYLFEGLELGAFMLSACAFGTLLFYSESPIVTWLPSAVLRLVLMGIAMGGTAIAIILSPMGRRSGAHFNPVVSFTFFCLGKMHRLDALLYIASQFLGGAFGVVIARILLGPQLASPSVRYVVTVPGQYGVPLAFLAEFFMGLLTMTVVLQSSNRQRLSRITWLLVGLLVATYVIAFSPVSGFSLNPARTISSALFAGVWTAMWLYFTAPLLGMLLAALLYVFFFGSQAVFCAKIYHDLHSPCPFRCRFQRLAQPEPSASHS; the protein is encoded by the coding sequence GTGGGGTTCAGTAGTGAATGGACGCCAATTCATTCTAGAGAAGAAGCTAGGGCCATCGTGGAAAACCAATCGGCAACCTATCCCATACGAGAACTATCTCCGTCAGCCACTTTAGCTGATGCCATCGCGTTGCATTGGCCCGAGTATCTGTTCGAAGGGTTGGAACTGGGGGCGTTCATGCTTTCGGCTTGTGCCTTTGGGACGCTGCTGTTTTACTCCGAATCTCCTATCGTTACATGGTTGCCATCCGCTGTGCTTCGTCTTGTTCTCATGGGGATTGCGATGGGCGGTACCGCGATCGCGATCATCCTCTCTCCTATGGGGCGTCGATCGGGAGCGCATTTCAATCCCGTGGTATCGTTCACATTCTTCTGCCTTGGGAAGATGCATCGGTTGGATGCGCTGCTATATATAGCCTCTCAATTTTTAGGAGGGGCATTTGGGGTAGTTATTGCGAGGATTCTCCTCGGGCCCCAGCTTGCCTCCCCGTCCGTACGCTACGTTGTCACAGTTCCGGGACAGTACGGCGTTCCTCTCGCTTTTCTGGCCGAGTTCTTTATGGGACTGCTTACGATGACGGTGGTGCTTCAGAGTTCCAATCGTCAGCGTCTTTCACGCATCACCTGGTTGCTGGTGGGACTTTTGGTAGCGACGTATGTGATTGCGTTCTCCCCAGTGTCCGGTTTTAGTCTCAATCCCGCTCGCACAATATCTTCGGCGCTCTTCGCTGGTGTGTGGACGGCGATGTGGCTCTATTTTACGGCTCCGCTGTTGGGCATGCTTCTTGCAGCCTTACTCTATGTCTTTTTCTTCGGATCACAGGCGGTCTTCTGCGCCAAGATTTACCACGATCTTCATAGTCCTTGCCCTTTTCGCTGCCGTTTTCAACGGCTGGCACAACCGGAGCCATCCGCGTCTCACTCGTGA